From one Drosophila subpulchrella strain 33 F10 #4 breed RU33 chromosome 3L, RU_Dsub_v1.1 Primary Assembly, whole genome shotgun sequence genomic stretch:
- the LOC119552869 gene encoding uncharacterized protein LOC119552869, which translates to MQRRICVICGEAPPLKDAKGNEAFAYPKTEEEARIWQASMAAKNCCLESIQNQCCVCVQHIPDFVKRAKKIGRRQRNLEREKELRREKRAEEEAATGCQCPDDREPGPERPSVNVLLLNGASLPTYCGKGQSCVNLRPLPSEDGDSELKITKRLNPTDSDTEIFVQESEFKDAGGTFPDIDGTEVTVLRTPMQEEEKLQHHGHELHEAEQEQGPSVRRRRDSCLPGCTDVLLLGRGHHPTDECPCQCDQCSKPSGLAKDEPCCQPECCPVEHKEYFTQPPCGCECEQQVRRELTKVIKTQGKRIRELEDILCRQNSLRTCLQRKLDELYCEFGRLDEDEENRSRLTCRGGAPDCIGMMKPVPVPPPPPPPPEEPPPPPRRRFSRRLTLQKANREMALPQKEEPKVEPRAEGERVHWFSERNDQTVDFTHRPQWVNVPDEEDIESESRIAIRFGKNNTYLVSNKKSTHSTLSNSQTNSDYAIANRSRT; encoded by the exons ATGCAACGAAGAATATGCGTGATCTGTGGCGAGGCGCCGCCGTTGAAGGACGCGAAGGGCAACGAGGCGTTTGCGTATCCCAAAACGGAGGAGGAGGCCAGGATCTGGCAGGCCAGCATGGCCGCCAAGAACTGCTGCCTGGAGAGCATCCAGAACCAGTGCTGCGTCTGCGTGCAGCACATCCCCGACTTTGTGAAGCGGGCCAAGAAGATCGGGAGGCGGCAGCGGAACCTCGAGCGGGAAAAGGAGCTGCGCCGCGAGAAGAGGGCGGAAGAGGAGGCGGCTACCGGCTGCCAGTGTCCCGACGATCGAGAACCCGGTCCGGAACGACCCTCGGTCAATGTGCTCCTCCTCAACGGAGCCTCACTGCCCACGTACTGCGGCAAGGGACAGTCGTGCGTGAATCTGCGACCACTGCCATCGGAAGACGGCGACTCCGAGTTGAAGATAACCAAGCGGCTGAATCCCACGGACTCGGACACGGAGATCTTTGTGCAGGAGTCGGAGTTTAAGGACGCGGGCGGTACCTTTCCCGACATCGATGGCACCGAGGTCACCGTTCTACGCACGCCCATGCAGGAGGAGGAGAAACTGCAGCATCATGGGCATGAGCTGCATGAGGCGGAACAGGAGCAGGGCCCGAGTGTCAG GAGGCGGCGCGACAGCTGCCTGCCCGGCTGCACGGATGTCCTTCTCCTGGGCCGCGGCCACCATCCCACGGACGAGTGTCCCTGCCAGTGTGACCAGTGCTCGAAGCCCTCCGGCTTGGCCAAGGATGAGCCCTGCTGCCAGCCGGAATGCTGCCCGGTGGAACACAAGGAGTACTTCACCCAGCCACCCTGCGGATGTGAGTGTGAGCAGCAGGTGCGCCGGGAGCTGACCAAGGTCATCAAGACGCAGGGCAAGAGGATTCGGGAGTTGGAGGACATACTCTGCCGGCAGAACAGCCTGCGCACCTGTCTGCAGCGGAAGTTGGATGAGTTGTACTGCGAGTTCGGGCGTCTCGATGAGGATGAGGAGAACAGATCGCGACTAACATGCCGGGGAGGTGCCCCCGATTGTATCGGTATGATGAAGCCGGTTCCGGTCCCTCCTCCACCTCCCCCACCACCAGAGGAACCTCCACCGCCGCCTCGAAGACGATTTAGCCGACGCTTAACCCTCCAGAAGGCCAATCGGGAGATGGCTCTGCCCCAGAAGGAGGAGCCAAAGGTGGAGCCGAGGGCGGAGGGGGAACGGGTCCATTGGTTTTCGGAGAGAAACGACCAGACCGTGGACTTCACCCATCGACCCCAGTGGGTCAATGTGCCGGATGAGGAGGATATTGAGTCGGAGAGCAGGATAGCGATTCGCTTTGGCAAGAACAACACCTACTTGGTCTCCAACAAGAAATCAACCCACTCCACATTGTCCAATTCGCAGACCAACTCTGATTACGCCATTGCCAACAGATCCCGTACTTGA